One window from the genome of Bartonella sp. WD16.2 encodes:
- a CDS encoding autotransporter outer membrane beta-barrel domain-containing protein — protein sequence MRKKGLLLCTVSGFFLCYYYNTSYAQNNRDEAIIADGSSQKKIEIEKNISDFYTLSARNGGSISGTNINAIAGQVGVLISDGTVSLKNSTVSVERGVGITFFSYAHSSLKESEKKNTNTVAFFNTKLSVKNGMGILGPMPLGDQSDDVSSGTVFLKNSEIEADVLIKNRVREEKNKAILILTADHSILKGGTRILREKDIDDAIENNLLRNSQGRIQVRSSSDTSLREILLSNLKQTTVLNLKNNSKWILKISQTETNARDKMLGPIPTALILGIAERSRSDISVLNLNDSTVAFESPTEGHYQTLYVGSGVPGTSSVYNARGDVKLHLNTDGQKADRVFVKGDVSGSTIVSVDINENVSNTVNLLLLTDSLPLNRRGISLIQVSGQAAESSFKLASYITIKDLPYKYVLNAYGPESRNGLADIKQKLPGVLSDVNRGTFWDFRLQNQYLPNSNIKALVPQMANYLVMPNALFSAGFTDIENQNTLLANIRTMPWEMKSNKKNSFFLSSYGNKATLSSNRTALEYSYGADISYGAIQTGVALAALEGQSTSSYFGLLGTYGKLSFTPQNMADVKKTTLNKWTFTAYSSIQHNDGVYVNMLLSYGLLRGNISNAIIGQTASVDDAKTWGASATLGKQLATSIEGLVFEPQTQIAYQQLMFRTIKDVDKFKVDMGSPYQWSARMGGRLVKNVNQFEDGRTLSFYGKLNLISIFGDGGTIQAGKKSFYFDPIGPAIEGGIGFNAELIQNVTFRGDITYQQKLQKAGLSGAIFSGTLRYRF from the coding sequence ATGCGTAAAAAAGGTCTTTTATTATGTACCGTAAGTGGGTTTTTTTTATGTTATTATTATAACACAAGCTATGCACAAAATAATAGGGATGAAGCAATAATTGCTGATGGTTCTTCTCAAAAAAAAATAGAAATAGAAAAAAATATTTCAGATTTTTATACTCTCAGCGCAAGAAATGGTGGAAGTATTAGTGGTACAAACATTAATGCAATAGCTGGACAAGTTGGTGTGCTAATCTCAGATGGTACTGTGAGTCTTAAAAATTCAACTGTATCTGTCGAACGAGGAGTAGGTATTACCTTTTTTTCTTATGCACACTCATCATTAAAAGAATCAGAAAAAAAGAATACTAACACAGTAGCTTTTTTCAACACAAAGCTTTCTGTCAAAAATGGTATGGGTATTTTAGGACCTATGCCTCTAGGTGATCAAAGTGATGATGTAAGTAGTGGTACAGTATTCCTTAAAAATTCAGAAATTGAGGCGGATGTTTTAATAAAAAATAGAGTGCGTGAAGAAAAAAATAAGGCTATTCTTATACTAACCGCAGATCACTCTATTTTAAAGGGGGGTACAAGAATTTTACGAGAAAAGGATATAGACGACGCAATCGAAAATAACTTATTACGTAATAGTCAAGGCCGTATACAAGTCCGAAGTAGTAGTGATACCTCATTGCGCGAAATATTATTGAGCAATTTAAAACAGACAACGGTTTTAAATCTCAAAAATAATTCTAAATGGATCTTAAAAATTAGTCAAACGGAAACAAATGCGCGAGACAAGATGCTTGGTCCTATTCCAACAGCATTGATTCTTGGTATTGCGGAAAGATCCCGTTCTGATATTTCTGTGCTTAATCTCAATGATAGTACTGTTGCTTTTGAAAGTCCAACAGAAGGTCATTATCAAACATTGTATGTAGGATCAGGAGTACCTGGTACTTCATCAGTCTATAATGCAAGAGGTGATGTTAAACTCCATTTAAATACTGATGGACAAAAAGCTGATCGTGTGTTTGTTAAGGGAGATGTATCAGGATCGACAATAGTATCTGTCGATATCAATGAAAATGTTTCAAATACGGTCAATTTACTTCTTTTAACTGATTCTCTTCCTTTAAATCGGCGTGGAATTTCTCTAATCCAAGTTTCTGGACAAGCAGCAGAAAGTTCCTTTAAACTAGCGAGTTATATTACAATCAAAGATTTACCTTATAAATATGTGCTGAATGCTTATGGACCAGAATCGCGTAATGGTTTGGCTGATATAAAACAGAAGTTGCCTGGTGTATTGTCTGATGTAAATAGAGGTACTTTTTGGGATTTTCGCTTGCAAAATCAATATCTCCCTAACTCAAATATAAAGGCTCTTGTACCGCAAATGGCAAATTATTTGGTGATGCCGAATGCTTTATTCTCTGCAGGTTTCACTGATATTGAAAATCAAAATACTCTCTTGGCTAATATTCGAACAATGCCATGGGAAATGAAAAGTAATAAAAAGAATTCTTTCTTTTTGTCTTCTTATGGAAATAAAGCGACTTTATCATCTAACCGTACTGCACTTGAATATAGTTATGGTGCTGATATCAGTTATGGTGCAATACAAACAGGCGTTGCACTGGCTGCATTGGAAGGGCAAAGTACCTCTTCATATTTCGGGCTTTTAGGCACTTACGGAAAATTGTCTTTCACGCCACAAAATATGGCAGATGTTAAGAAGACCACTCTCAATAAGTGGACCTTCACAGCCTATAGCAGTATACAGCATAATGATGGGGTGTACGTTAATATGCTTTTGTCTTATGGTCTCTTGAGAGGAAATATCTCCAACGCCATCATTGGTCAAACTGCAAGCGTAGATGATGCAAAAACATGGGGTGCATCTGCTACCTTGGGAAAACAGCTAGCAACCAGTATTGAAGGCTTGGTGTTTGAACCACAGACACAGATTGCTTATCAGCAGTTAATGTTTCGTACCATTAAAGATGTTGATAAATTTAAAGTGGATATGGGCAGTCCTTATCAATGGTCAGCTCGTATGGGAGGGCGTCTAGTTAAAAATGTTAACCAATTTGAAGACGGTCGTACTCTTTCTTTCTATGGTAAGCTTAATCTTATCAGCATTTTTGGTGATGGGGGAACAATACAAGCGGGCAAGAAGAGTTTTTATTTTGATCCTATAGGGCCTGCAATTGAAGGGGGAATAGGTTTTAATGCAGAGCTTATTCAAAACGTTACATTCCGTGGAGATATTACTTATCAGCAAAAACTTCAAAAAGCTGGTTTGTCTGGAGCTATTTTTTCAGGAACATTGCGCTATCGTTTTTAG
- the fliF gene encoding flagellar basal-body MS-ring/collar protein FliF, whose protein sequence is MLDKLLAFLSSSGRALQKLGVKRLIALGLVGITLFGTILFSSFYLTRPSYETLYIGLSRDDVNRMGVALGETGIAFDVSSDGSSIQVPVGQAEKARMFLAEKGLPTSNNAGYELFDNMGSLGLTSFMQEITRQRALEGEIARTIQVVQGVKAARVHIVLPDKGSFRKANQKPTASVVIRTDGGFAAESAQSIRQLVAAAVPSLEASSVTVMDTRGQLLASGVDAANGASVRMALLEQQVASQIDANIRKQLVPYLGLDHFQTSVQVDLDTDRRQVNETVFDPESQVVRSVRSVRDQADSQNSRNNDAVGVEQNIPQEEIANGGGERSTDKKDRREETTNYEINSKIISTVKDGYSVKKLAVAIVVDRARLALAKGDNENSESFINDEINRIQQMVATAAGLDPKRGDVINVTAVDFIGYSDKDMTPMQTPIWKSLSHYLSSFVNGLALVIAVLLILFLGVRPLMREMREGQKALGNGENALAGLENVPALEKQSSTNGEFSGTARVKDDTLNDLRSRMRVAPQNRLEQMIEMDEQRFAEVLREWVNDTNATVQPA, encoded by the coding sequence ATGCTTGATAAACTTTTGGCTTTTCTTTCTTCTTCGGGGCGGGCTCTTCAGAAACTAGGGGTAAAGCGTCTTATTGCGCTTGGCCTGGTTGGAATCACGCTGTTTGGAACGATTTTATTTTCCAGTTTTTATTTAACACGTCCTTCTTATGAGACACTTTATATTGGTCTTTCTCGTGATGATGTGAATCGTATGGGAGTTGCTTTGGGCGAAACGGGAATTGCTTTTGATGTTTCTTCCGATGGAAGTTCTATTCAAGTTCCTGTGGGGCAGGCGGAAAAAGCTCGAATGTTTCTTGCAGAAAAAGGACTTCCCACATCAAATAATGCAGGGTATGAATTGTTTGATAATATGGGGTCATTGGGGTTAACATCTTTTATGCAGGAAATTACTCGCCAACGTGCTTTAGAAGGTGAGATTGCCCGCACAATTCAAGTTGTGCAAGGTGTAAAGGCTGCACGCGTTCATATCGTTTTACCAGATAAAGGATCATTCCGTAAGGCCAATCAAAAGCCTACAGCTTCTGTTGTGATTCGCACAGATGGTGGTTTTGCAGCCGAATCTGCCCAATCTATTCGCCAGTTAGTAGCTGCGGCCGTTCCCTCGCTTGAAGCAAGTTCTGTGACGGTTATGGATACACGGGGGCAGTTGTTGGCTTCTGGGGTTGATGCGGCGAATGGAGCTTCTGTTCGGATGGCTTTGCTTGAACAACAAGTTGCATCGCAAATTGATGCTAATATTCGTAAGCAATTGGTACCTTATCTTGGTCTGGATCACTTCCAAACTAGTGTGCAGGTTGATTTGGATACGGATCGTCGTCAGGTCAATGAAACTGTTTTTGATCCGGAATCGCAGGTTGTACGTTCTGTACGTTCTGTACGTGATCAAGCGGATAGTCAAAATAGTCGCAATAATGATGCTGTTGGAGTGGAACAAAATATACCACAAGAGGAAATTGCTAATGGTGGTGGAGAACGCTCAACTGATAAAAAGGACCGTCGTGAAGAAACTACTAATTATGAAATTAATTCTAAAATTATTTCCACTGTAAAAGATGGTTATAGCGTGAAAAAACTAGCTGTTGCCATTGTTGTGGATCGTGCACGTTTGGCTCTTGCAAAGGGCGACAATGAAAATTCTGAAAGTTTCATTAATGACGAAATTAATCGTATTCAGCAGATGGTGGCAACAGCTGCGGGGCTTGATCCAAAACGTGGTGATGTTATTAATGTTACAGCAGTTGATTTCATTGGTTATTCTGATAAAGATATGACTCCTATGCAAACACCTATTTGGAAATCATTGTCACATTATTTGTCCAGTTTCGTTAACGGGTTGGCTTTGGTTATTGCTGTCTTGTTGATTTTGTTCTTAGGTGTTCGCCCCTTGATGCGTGAGATGCGTGAGGGACAAAAGGCTCTTGGTAATGGAGAAAATGCTTTAGCAGGTCTTGAAAACGTGCCCGCTTTGGAAAAGCAATCTAGCACTAATGGAGAATTTAGTGGTACTGCAAGGGTAAAAGATGATACACTTAATGACTTGCGCAGTCGTATGCGTGTAGCACCCCAAAATCGTCTTGAGCAAATGATAGAAATGGATGAACAACGCTTTGCTGAGGTTTTACGCGAATGGGTTAATGACACTAATGCAACTGTACAACCCGCATAG
- a CDS encoding autotransporter outer membrane beta-barrel domain-containing protein — protein MHKKSLLLSTATVAIVLFGVHLNAHAQTLNATDGEIKTESGEAYKAEGEGESAVSATGGGKINGTNLTLTGKEGNGTGANASGSGSLIDLKGETTIENITIGLEVKDNAMIIMNGGFINADVVAVEVGDKGIANLNGVTIKSEYDEGGGSYGLSAEGEKAQIAMNGGSIDVIGTAVEAKDKGAIELSNVAVKSKDTGLAAENENATIAMSGGSIVADETAVWAEDKGLIDLNGSVTVTSKNIGLFADKEAKIIMDGGSITADKTAVDVKEKSAVNLNGVTVTSKNIGLFTDKEAKIIMDGGSITADKAAVEVKEKSVVNLNGVAIASKEYGLSAEGENATITMVGGKINGKHAVYAKNGGQIKLANVIVTSSKSDGLFAEGENTKVTMTGGIVTAIAEGDDHQHAGTAFHVREGGQIDVANVFAEADKTGLELYNQKNQNNKVNLINTKLIVKNGIGINLNKISDDERNKQLVENHSSKASEENASEIFDGNITLKNSEIRADILLQITENTKATLTANHSVLEGGTRVADTDNVIFNLNNGSKWILKTSKEETDGDQLLDVEIRSRSDISVLNLNNSSVIFDGPTEGHYQTLQVGTGKNNTEAVYNAKGNAKLYLNAEWSDGKKKDEQKADHLLIKGNVSGSTTVYVNAKGNATEATGFVPWNERGISLIQVSGKAEEDSFKLANGYTTVSGSPYKYTLNAYGPGSSNGSANPEQMLLEKDPALDDSSDEDNRNVSVDDVVVDNKDNDFWDFRLQNQYLANSKVKALVPQMANYLVMPSALFSTGFTDIENQNILLTDIRAALPWDMKNDKRNPFFLSSYGSKTTLSSNRTAFEYGYGADIGYTAIQTGVALAALEVQNISSYFGLLGTYGKLSFTPKNMADADKTALEKWGITAYSSVQHNDGIYVNAFLSYGVLKGNIFNAVIGRTANLDDAKTWSASAVLGKKLATSVEDLVFEPQAQIAYQQLMFHTIKDADNFKVDIGNPHQWAIRMGGRLTKNVNRIKDGHLFSVYGKLNLISTFGNEGTMRAGDNFRLDPMGSAIEGGVGINAQLLQNIALHGDISYQQKLQKAGISGMTLSGGLQYRF, from the coding sequence ATGCATAAAAAGTCCCTTTTATTGTCCACAGCAACTGTAGCTATTGTACTGTTTGGTGTACATCTGAATGCGCATGCGCAAACTCTTAACGCTACTGATGGTGAAATAAAGACGGAGTCTGGTGAAGCCTATAAGGCTGAAGGTGAGGGCGAAAGCGCTGTTAGCGCGACAGGGGGTGGTAAAATCAATGGCACCAATCTAACGCTGACTGGTAAGGAGGGGAATGGAACTGGTGCAAATGCTAGTGGCTCTGGAAGTCTGATTGACTTGAAGGGCGAAACAACTATTGAAAATATTACGATTGGTCTTGAAGTAAAAGACAACGCTATGATCATAATGAATGGTGGCTTTATTAATGCAGACGTTGTAGCAGTGGAAGTTGGAGATAAGGGTATTGCAAACTTGAATGGTGTAACAATCAAGTCTGAGTATGATGAAGGTGGGGGGTCTTATGGGTTATCTGCAGAGGGCGAGAAAGCGCAAATTGCAATGAACGGCGGTTCTATTGATGTGATTGGTACAGCAGTGGAGGCTAAAGACAAAGGTGCTATCGAACTAAGCAATGTAGCAGTCAAGTCTAAAGATACTGGACTCGCTGCAGAAAATGAAAATGCAACAATTGCAATGAGTGGTGGTTCAATCGTGGCAGATGAAACAGCAGTGTGGGCTGAAGATAAAGGTCTCATCGATTTAAACGGTAGTGTAACAGTCACGTCTAAGAATATTGGGTTGTTTGCAGACAAAGAAGCAAAAATCATAATGGATGGTGGGTCTATTACGGCAGATAAAACAGCGGTGGACGTTAAAGAAAAGAGTGCTGTTAACTTAAATGGTGTAACAGTCACGTCTAAGAATATTGGGTTGTTTACAGACAAAGAAGCAAAAATCATAATGGATGGTGGGTCTATTACGGCAGATAAAGCAGCGGTAGAGGTTAAAGAAAAGAGTGTTGTTAACTTAAATGGTGTAGCAATTGCCTCTAAGGAATACGGGCTGTCTGCAGAAGGTGAAAACGCAACAATCACAATGGTGGGAGGAAAGATTAACGGAAAGCACGCAGTTTACGCAAAAAATGGAGGACAAATTAAGCTTGCTAATGTTATAGTTACGTCTAGTAAAAGTGATGGTTTGTTTGCAGAAGGTGAAAACACGAAGGTTACAATGACTGGAGGAATTGTTACTGCAATCGCCGAAGGTGATGATCACCAACATGCGGGTACTGCCTTTCACGTAAGAGAAGGAGGACAAATTGATGTTGCTAATGTTTTTGCAGAAGCGGATAAAACTGGTTTAGAGTTATACAACCAGAAAAATCAAAATAATAAAGTCAACCTCATCAATACAAAACTTATTGTTAAAAATGGTATCGGTATTAATCTCAATAAGATTTCTGACGATGAGAGAAATAAACAGCTTGTTGAAAATCATAGTTCTAAAGCATCTGAAGAGAATGCTTCTGAGATTTTTGATGGTAATATCACGCTTAAAAATTCAGAAATTCGTGCTGATATTTTACTGCAAATTACAGAAAATACTAAAGCTACTTTAACCGCAAATCATTCTGTTTTAGAAGGTGGGACAAGAGTTGCAGATACAGATAATGTAATCTTTAATCTCAACAATGGCTCTAAATGGATTTTAAAGACTAGTAAAGAAGAAACAGATGGTGATCAGTTGCTTGATGTTGAGATAAGATCCCGCTCTGATATTTCTGTGCTTAATCTTAATAATAGTTCTGTTATTTTTGATGGGCCAACAGAAGGTCATTATCAGACATTACAAGTGGGAACAGGAAAAAATAACACCGAAGCAGTCTATAACGCGAAAGGTAATGCTAAACTCTACCTAAATGCTGAATGGAGCGATGGTAAGAAGAAAGATGAGCAAAAAGCCGACCATCTGCTTATTAAAGGCAATGTATCAGGGTCAACAACAGTGTATGTTAACGCGAAAGGTAATGCTACAGAAGCAACCGGTTTTGTCCCTTGGAATGAACGTGGGATTTCTCTGATCCAAGTCTCTGGAAAAGCAGAAGAGGATTCTTTCAAATTAGCAAATGGTTATACTACAGTTAGCGGCTCACCTTATAAATATACGCTGAATGCTTATGGACCAGGATCGAGCAATGGTTCAGCTAATCCTGAACAAATGTTGCTTGAAAAAGATCCTGCTTTAGATGATTCATCTGATGAAGATAATCGAAATGTTAGTGTTGATGATGTTGTTGTAGATAATAAAGATAATGATTTCTGGGACTTCCGTCTACAAAATCAATACCTTGCCAACTCAAAAGTAAAAGCTCTTGTGCCGCAAATGGCAAACTATCTGGTGATGCCGAGCGCTTTATTTTCCACTGGTTTCACTGATATCGAAAATCAAAATATTCTCTTAACTGATATTCGAGCAGCGCTACCATGGGACATGAAAAACGATAAGAGAAATCCTTTCTTCTTATCTTCCTATGGAAGTAAAACAACTTTATCGTCTAATCGCACTGCTTTCGAATATGGCTATGGCGCTGATATCGGCTATACTGCAATACAAACGGGCGTTGCATTGGCTGCATTGGAAGTGCAAAACATTTCCTCATATTTTGGGCTTTTAGGAACTTACGGAAAACTTTCTTTCACGCCAAAAAATATGGCAGATGCTGACAAAACCGCGCTCGAAAAATGGGGTATTACAGCTTATAGTAGCGTTCAGCATAACGATGGGATATACGTCAATGCATTCTTGTCTTACGGTGTCCTGAAAGGAAATATCTTCAATGCCGTCATTGGTCGTACTGCAAACTTAGACGATGCAAAAACATGGAGTGCATCTGCTGTTCTGGGTAAAAAACTAGCAACCAGTGTTGAAGACTTGGTATTTGAACCACAAGCACAGATTGCTTATCAGCAATTGATGTTCCACACCATCAAAGATGCTGATAACTTTAAGGTAGATATAGGTAATCCTCATCAGTGGGCAATTCGCATGGGTGGGCGTTTAACAAAAAACGTTAACCGAATCAAAGATGGCCATCTTTTTTCTGTCTATGGTAAACTGAACCTTATCAGTACTTTTGGCAATGAAGGAACAATGCGCGCTGGTGATAATTTCCGTCTTGATCCTATGGGATCAGCAATTGAGGGAGGAGTAGGTATCAATGCACAACTACTCCAAAACATCGCACTTCATGGAGACATTAGCTATCAGCAAAAACTTCAAAAAGCTGGTATATCTGGAATGACTCTCTCAGGGGGATTGCAGTATCGTTTTTAG
- the fliP gene encoding flagellar type III secretion system pore protein FliP (The bacterial flagellar biogenesis protein FliP forms a type III secretion system (T3SS)-type pore required for flagellar assembly.): MKKFVGFVFMMLLLVTTDATDVFAQQTNLVNTGGLSGLLAPTDGKISGRIVQLFGLLTVLSVAPGLLIMVTSFTRFVIAFSLLRSGLGLQTTPSNLVMISLALFMTFYVMAPTFNTAWEQGVQPLIKNEISEQKAIEKISQPFREFMISQVREKDLDLFVDLSDPSFNVKTGADIDFRVLVPAFMISELRRGFEIGFLIVLPFLVIDLVVATLTMSMGMMMLPPTVISLPFKILFFVLIDGWNLLVGSLIRSF; this comes from the coding sequence ATGAAGAAATTTGTCGGTTTTGTATTCATGATGCTTTTGTTGGTAACAACAGATGCTACAGACGTGTTTGCACAACAAACAAATTTGGTAAACACCGGTGGTCTTTCGGGGCTTCTAGCACCAACTGACGGCAAAATCAGTGGACGGATTGTTCAGCTTTTTGGTTTGTTGACTGTTTTATCAGTGGCGCCTGGTTTGTTAATTATGGTGACAAGTTTCACTCGTTTTGTTATTGCCTTTTCACTTTTGCGTTCAGGTTTAGGGTTGCAAACGACACCTTCCAATCTTGTGATGATATCATTGGCTTTATTTATGACCTTTTATGTGATGGCGCCAACATTTAATACTGCTTGGGAGCAAGGGGTTCAACCGTTAATAAAAAATGAAATCAGCGAACAAAAAGCGATAGAAAAAATTAGCCAACCTTTTCGTGAGTTTATGATATCGCAAGTTCGTGAAAAAGATCTTGATTTGTTTGTAGATCTTTCCGATCCTTCTTTTAATGTTAAAACAGGGGCTGATATTGATTTTCGGGTTTTAGTTCCTGCTTTTATGATTTCTGAGTTACGCCGTGGGTTTGAAATTGGCTTTCTTATTGTTTTACCTTTTTTGGTAATAGATCTTGTTGTAGCAACATTGACAATGTCAATGGGGATGATGATGCTTCCACCAACAGTTATTTCTTTACCGTTTAAAATTTTATTTTTTGTGTTAATCGACGGTTGGAATTTGCTTGTTGGAAGTTTAATAAGATCTTTTTAA
- a CDS encoding autotransporter outer membrane beta-barrel domain-containing protein — MRKKGLLLCTMSGVLFYSYYNIGYAHSDTKVGILTVANKQPGVVNNTNLHNKEIAIEAEGYPLTITMHGESISGFYAFSARNGGSISATGVHAVAGQVGLLAQDGRIDLKNSTITIKRGAGIVFFQPQTILLERYNTNAVTLTNTKLFVESGVGILGPFADGSVTLQNSEVRADVLVKNKARPGNNNATLILTADNSTLEGGTRLLRQESNIRILQQSAEDVAGYHNSKSSISSTALQRKIIFNLHNGSKWILRASKTETNAKDHMLGPVRTSLILDIATRSYSDLSVLNLSNSAVVFESPTEGHYQTLYVGSGTDGREIVYNAKGHPKLFLNAQWSDDKKISEQKADHLLIKGDVTGSTTVYVNVYGDPTDAPSVRPLNQRGISLIQVSGQAAESSFKLANGYTTIHDSPYKYVLNAYGPTSRNGLADIKQKLPGVLSDVNPNNNDFWDFRLQNQYLPNSNIKALVPQMANYLVMPNALFSAGFTDIENQNTLLANIRTMPWEMKSNKKNSFFLSSYGNKATLSSNRTALEYSYGADISYGAIQTGVALAALEGQSTSSYFGLLGTYGKLSFTPQNMADVKKTTLNKWTFTAYSSIQHNDGVYVNMLLSYGLLRGNISNAIIGQTASVDDAKTWGASATLGKQLATSIEGLVFEPQTQIAYQQLMFRTIKDVDKFKVDMGSPYQWSARMGGRLVKNVNQFEDGRTLSFYGKLNLISIFGDGGTIQAGKRNFQLDPIGSAIEGGIGFNAELIQNVTFHGDITYQQKLQKAGLSGAIFSGTLRYRF; from the coding sequence ATGCGTAAAAAAGGCCTTTTATTATGCACAATGAGTGGGGTTTTATTTTATTCTTATTATAACATAGGCTATGCACATAGTGATACGAAAGTAGGAATTTTAACTGTTGCTAATAAGCAGCCAGGGGTTGTAAATAATACTAATCTTCACAATAAAGAGATTGCAATAGAAGCTGAGGGCTATCCTTTAACAATTACAATGCATGGGGAAAGTATTTCAGGTTTTTATGCTTTTAGTGCAAGAAATGGTGGAAGTATTAGCGCTACAGGCGTCCATGCAGTAGCAGGACAAGTTGGTTTGCTAGCTCAAGATGGTAGAATTGATCTTAAGAATTCAACTATAACCATCAAGCGTGGAGCTGGTATTGTCTTTTTTCAACCACAAACAATATTATTAGAAAGATATAATACCAATGCGGTAACGCTTACTAACACAAAGCTGTTTGTTGAAAGTGGTGTGGGTATTTTAGGACCTTTTGCAGACGGTTCAGTAACCCTTCAAAATTCGGAAGTTCGTGCTGATGTTTTAGTGAAGAATAAAGCACGTCCAGGAAATAATAATGCTACTCTTATACTAACCGCAGATAATTCTACCTTAGAAGGTGGTACAAGGCTTTTACGACAAGAAAGCAATATAAGAATTTTACAACAAAGTGCTGAAGATGTAGCAGGATATCATAATAGTAAATCTTCAATTTCTTCAACGGCTTTACAACGAAAAATAATCTTTAATCTCCACAATGGTTCTAAATGGATCTTAAGAGCTAGTAAAACAGAAACAAATGCGAAAGACCATATGCTTGGTCCTGTTCGGACGTCTTTGATTCTTGATATTGCTACAAGATCTTATTCTGATCTTTCTGTGCTTAATCTTAGTAATAGTGCCGTTGTTTTTGAAAGCCCAACAGAAGGTCATTATCAAACATTATATGTAGGATCAGGAACCGATGGTCGTGAAATAGTTTACAATGCAAAAGGTCATCCAAAACTCTTTTTAAATGCTCAATGGAGTGACGATAAGAAGATAAGTGAGCAAAAAGCTGATCATCTACTCATTAAAGGTGATGTAACAGGATCAACAACAGTTTATGTTAATGTTTATGGAGATCCTACAGACGCACCTAGTGTTCGTCCTTTAAATCAGCGTGGAATTTCTCTAATCCAAGTTTCTGGACAAGCAGCAGAAAGTTCCTTTAAATTAGCAAATGGCTATACCACAATTCATGATTCACCTTACAAATATGTACTAAATGCCTATGGGCCAACATCGCGTAATGGTTTGGCTGATATAAAACAGAAGTTGCCTGGTGTATTGTCTGATGTAAATCCGAATAATAACGATTTTTGGGACTTCCGCCTGCAAAATCAATATCTCCCCAACTCAAACATAAAGGCTCTTGTACCGCAAATGGCAAATTATTTGGTGATGCCGAATGCTTTATTCTCTGCAGGTTTCACTGATATTGAAAATCAAAATACTCTCTTGGCTAATATTCGAACAATGCCATGGGAAATGAAAAGTAATAAAAAGAATTCTTTCTTTTTGTCTTCTTATGGAAATAAAGCGACTTTATCATCTAACCGTACTGCACTTGAATATAGTTATGGTGCTGATATCAGTTATGGTGCAATACAAACAGGCGTTGCACTGGCTGCATTGGAAGGGCAAAGTACCTCTTCATATTTCGGGCTTTTAGGCACTTACGGAAAACTGTCTTTCACGCCACAAAATATGGCAGATGTTAAGAAGACCACTCTCAATAAGTGGACCTTCACAGCCTATAGCAGTATACAGCATAATGATGGGGTGTACGTTAATATGCTTTTGTCTTATGGTCTCTTGAGAGGAAATATCTCCAACGCCATCATTGGTCAAACTGCAAGCGTAGATGATGCAAAAACATGGGGTGCATCTGCTACCTTGGGAAAACAGCTAGCAACCAGTATTGAAGGCTTGGTGTTTGAACCACAGACACAGATTGCTTATCAGCAGTTAATGTTTCGTACCATTAAAGATGTTGATAAATTTAAAGTGGATATGGGCAGTCCTTATCAATGGTCAGCTCGTATGGGAGGGCGTCTAGTTAAAAATGTTAACCAATTTGAAGACGGTCGTACTCTTTCTTTCTATGGTAAGCTTAATCTTATCAGCATTTTTGGTGATGGGGGAACAATACAAGCGGGCAAGAGAAACTTTCAACTTGATCCTATAGGATCTGCAATTGAAGGGGGAATAGGTTTTAATGCAGAGCTTATTCAAAACGTTACATTCCATGGAGATATTACTTATCAGCAAAAACTTCAAAAAGCTGGTTTGTCTGGAGCTATTTTTTCAGGAACATTGCGCTATCGTTTTTAG